One region of Streptomyces sp. CG4 genomic DNA includes:
- a CDS encoding TetR/AcrR family transcriptional regulator, whose translation MGEVRRGPRERMVFSAAQLIRRDGVAATGMREVAAHAGAPRGSLQHYFPGGKEQLVNEAVGWAGRYAGRRIARFLEGLDEPTPGALFAAMVAQWTDEYTAGGFATGCPVAAATVDCASAGGSTREAVAVAFTTWRTPLAEALTGLGVPADRADSLATLMISTLEGAILMSRAEQDVRPLTTAVRELGPLLDAAVTPAP comes from the coding sequence ATGGGTGAGGTGCGACGAGGGCCGCGGGAGCGGATGGTCTTCAGCGCGGCCCAGCTCATCCGGCGCGACGGCGTCGCCGCCACCGGTATGCGTGAGGTCGCCGCGCACGCCGGCGCGCCGCGCGGCTCCCTCCAGCACTACTTCCCGGGCGGGAAGGAACAGCTGGTCAACGAGGCGGTCGGGTGGGCCGGCCGGTATGCGGGCCGGCGGATCGCGCGCTTTCTCGAAGGGCTCGACGAGCCGACGCCGGGCGCGCTGTTCGCGGCGATGGTCGCACAGTGGACCGACGAGTACACGGCGGGGGGCTTCGCGACGGGCTGCCCCGTCGCCGCCGCCACCGTCGACTGCGCCTCCGCCGGCGGCTCAACCCGGGAGGCCGTCGCCGTCGCGTTCACTACCTGGCGCACCCCGCTGGCCGAGGCCCTGACCGGCCTGGGCGTCCCCGCGGACCGGGCCGACTCGCTGGCCACGCTGATGATCAGCACCCTGGAGGGCGCGATCCTGATGTCCCGCGCCGAGCAGGACGTACGCCCCCTGACCACGGCCGTCCGGGAACTGGGGCCACTCCTCGACGCGGCGGTCACCCCGGCCCCCTGA
- a CDS encoding snapalysin family zinc-dependent metalloprotease → MIKRMAALTALIPVMLSTTVGAASAHSAPHATPAVVTLTYDASAAGQWAGPIEQAVQNWNAAVHNVRLEPTSTPGSADYVYEATSGWPQTTLGPIFPGGNGDVQLGRQAVDEGYDATRITAHETGHILGLPDHYSGPCSELMSGHGPGTSCTNAKPDAAEAAQVDKNYAGGTRAVRPDHHQVVIDIWSGRVLTGSR, encoded by the coding sequence ATGATCAAACGAATGGCCGCCCTGACGGCACTCATCCCGGTCATGCTGAGCACTACGGTCGGTGCCGCTTCGGCGCACTCCGCGCCGCACGCGACCCCGGCGGTGGTCACCCTGACCTACGACGCCAGCGCTGCGGGTCAGTGGGCGGGCCCGATCGAGCAGGCCGTGCAGAACTGGAACGCCGCGGTGCACAACGTGCGCCTGGAGCCGACGAGCACCCCCGGCTCGGCCGACTACGTCTACGAGGCGACCAGCGGCTGGCCGCAGACCACCTTGGGGCCGATCTTCCCCGGCGGCAACGGTGACGTGCAGTTGGGCCGGCAAGCGGTGGACGAGGGCTACGACGCGACCCGGATCACGGCGCACGAAACCGGGCACATCCTTGGGCTGCCCGACCACTACAGCGGCCCGTGCTCGGAGCTCATGTCCGGCCACGGCCCCGGCACGTCCTGCACGAACGCCAAGCCGGACGCGGCCGAAGCGGCGCAGGTCGACAAGAACTACGCCGGCGGCACGCGGGCGGTGCGCCCGGACCACCACCAGGTGGTGATCGACATCTGGTCCGGCCGGGTCCTCACCGGCTCGCGCTGA
- a CDS encoding VOC family protein, producing the protein MINGAHVVLYSRDPEADRAFLRGTLCWNYVDAGSGWLIFKAPPAEVACHPTDGEPSHELMLMCDDLDETRRQLAERGVEFTRPVEEARWGRVTALRLPGGGELALYEPRHPRP; encoded by the coding sequence GTGATCAACGGTGCACATGTGGTGCTCTACAGCCGGGACCCGGAGGCCGACCGGGCCTTTCTGCGCGGCACCCTCTGCTGGAACTACGTCGACGCGGGCAGCGGATGGCTCATCTTCAAGGCGCCGCCCGCCGAGGTGGCCTGTCACCCCACGGACGGCGAGCCCTCGCACGAGCTGATGCTGATGTGCGACGACCTCGACGAGACCCGGCGTCAACTTGCCGAGCGCGGCGTGGAGTTCACCCGTCCGGTGGAGGAGGCCCGCTGGGGCCGGGTGACCGCCCTGCGACTCCCGGGCGGCGGCGAACTCGCCCTGTACGAGCCGCGCCACCCGAGACCCTAG